The Halictus rubicundus isolate RS-2024b chromosome 18, iyHalRubi1_principal, whole genome shotgun sequence genome contains the following window.
AAAAAATTCGAGAGGAAAGACGTATGGGCGATGTGCTGGGCGGAAGATAATCCGACTCTCCTGGCCATCATGGAGAAAACGAGAATGTACGTGTTAAGAGAATTCGATCCCGAAGAACCGCTATCCTGCTCCGGATACATTTGCTCGTTCAAAGACTTGGAAATACGTTGCGTTCTGTTGGACGATCTTATGCAGAAGCCGGAGGATACTAGGAAGGAGTTGATAGTCGACTTAGAGGTGAAGTCATTGAGGGACACGAGAGAATTGTTGGTCAAGGTCGGCTCGAAGGAGGCGAACAACTTTATTCAGGACAATCCGCATCCGCGGTTGTGGCGTTTGCTGGCGGAATCGGCTCTCGAGAAATTAGATCTGGAGACAGCGGAGAATGCGATGGTCCGTTGCTCCGATTACTTGGGCATACAATTCATCAAGCGTTTGCAGAACGTGCACAACGATCAGTTGAAGAAGGCGGAGGTGGCAGCGTATCTGGGCAACTACGACGAAGCGGAAAAACTGTATTTAGACATGGACAGGCGGGACCTTGCGATTACGTTGCGACAGAAATTGGGCGATTACTTCCGCGTGGTGCAGCTGATGAAGATGGGCATCGGTGGATCGGACAAGCAAATGGAGCATGCTTACAACAAAATCGGGGAGTACTATGCCGAGAGACAGAATTGGGAGGGGGCGAGAGAGTATTACGAGAAAAGTAGAAATCTAGAGAAGTTGGTCGAATGTTACTACAAGTTGGAGGATTTCGTTCAGCTCGCGGGAACAGTGCAACAACTGCCGGACAAGAGTCCTTTGCTGAAGACGGTGGCTAGATTGTTGGCGTCCGTGGGCATGTGCTCGCAGGCCGTCGCGGCTTACATCAAATATGGCGACGTAAAGCTGGCTGTGGACACGTGCGTTCGCTTGAATCACTGGGACCAGGCCGTTGAGTTGGCCAAAACTTACAAAATGGCGCAGATCGGCGAGCTGTTGAACAAATACGCCAATCATCTTCTCTCGAACGGTAAGAGGTTACAAGCGATAGAACTCTACAAGAAAGCGAACTATAACCTGGAAGCTGCAAAGTTGTTGCTCCAGCTAGCCGAAGAACAGGCTAAGTCAAGAACCAATCCGTTGCGCGTAAAGAAGATCTACGTTTTGGCGGCGTTGCTGATCGAGGACCACATAAACGGTGCGCCGTCGATCAAAGGGACACGTAGCAACGTCGTGATGGGTCTTGCGGAGAACAACGAAGACACCCGTGTGATAGAGAACGCCTGGAAGGGTGCGGAagcctatcatttcctcttgtTGGCGCATAGACAGATATATTTGGGTAACTTCGACGCGGCTATGAAAACAGCCCTCCGACTTCGTGAGTACGAGGACATTCTGGAACCCGAGCATGTATACTGCTTGCTAGCATTATCCAGCGCCGTTCATCACGCGTTCGCTGTCTGCTCCAAGGCTTTCGTCAAGTTGGAATCGTTGGAGATAATTCCGGAATCGGTCAGGGAAGAATACGAGAATTTGGCGGTGGATATTTTCACGAAGCACAGCCCAAAGGACGCTCGTAATTTGAAAGCCGAATGCGCGAATTGCGAGAGTCTCGTGCCGGATTGGTGCGTCGCTTGTCCGAATTGCATGACCAGATTTCCCGCCTGCATCGTTTCCGGGAAACCACTGATGGATCTCAGCAACGCTTGGATATGTACCGTCTGCAGACATCACGTTGCCACCGAACGAGACGTCGTTAATATTAATGCTTGCCCGTTATGTCACAGCACTGTCACGTACATGTAGATTGAGCGTCTACGTACTTGTAATGGTTTCGTGAGTACAGCGAAACGAGCATCAGATCTCATAATCGTTCACg
Protein-coding sequences here:
- the Oseg4 gene encoding intraflagellar transport protein Oseg4, producing MFVYLSKKIAIPNNFRLNCIGWNQKEGYIAVGGEDGLLKVLRVDSNPSGSTGGGKLRNIANASNLSMNQTLEGHNGHVQVVNWNEQHQKLTSSDETGLIIVWMLYKGSWYDEMTNNGNKSVVKGMSWSSDGLKICIVYEDGTVIVGSVDGNRIWGKELKGVSLAGVQWSPDGKLLLFGLKNGEVHLYDNQGVFLTKLNTIPMNTGHIQTIVALQWYDGRNGYIALDCPTLAICYRNGKIQLMRNTNDDNPIVLETGMTAAWCCWNSYGSLLAVTGMMPLLGNGETKDTNVIQFYTPFGKHMRTLRIPGREVTSCAWEGGSLRVALSIDSHIYFANIRLDYKWTYFSKTVVYTNEKIGKDGITIMFWNTVNNTCCTKHARALISIDSHGEHCVLAVMNDPSQGSEQFALLVCNSIATPVDAKFINLEPLWVSMTNSLVITASKNNFLLWNYRTPRNGSLHASKPKREKVYHVDETPTGVTEVIQDLDKDRSFETPINTKATMDPICCLSATETVLLIGRESGMIQRYSLPQVTLMNRYNTTCKLYKIAINCDSSRASIMDTSGVLTMMDLETDNRRSTSKDGEPTDDIKKFERKDVWAMCWAEDNPTLLAIMEKTRMYVLREFDPEEPLSCSGYICSFKDLEIRCVLLDDLMQKPEDTRKELIVDLEVKSLRDTRELLVKVGSKEANNFIQDNPHPRLWRLLAESALEKLDLETAENAMVRCSDYLGIQFIKRLQNVHNDQLKKAEVAAYLGNYDEAEKLYLDMDRRDLAITLRQKLGDYFRVVQLMKMGIGGSDKQMEHAYNKIGEYYAERQNWEGAREYYEKSRNLEKLVECYYKLEDFVQLAGTVQQLPDKSPLLKTVARLLASVGMCSQAVAAYIKYGDVKLAVDTCVRLNHWDQAVELAKTYKMAQIGELLNKYANHLLSNGKRLQAIELYKKANYNLEAAKLLLQLAEEQAKSRTNPLRVKKIYVLAALLIEDHINGAPSIKGTRSNVVMGLAENNEDTRVIENAWKGAEAYHFLLLAHRQIYLGNFDAAMKTALRLREYEDILEPEHVYCLLALSSAVHHAFAVCSKAFVKLESLEIIPESVREEYENLAVDIFTKHSPKDARNLKAECANCESLVPDWCVACPNCMTRFPACIVSGKPLMDLSNAWICTVCRHHVATERDVVNINACPLCHSTVTYM